The Teredinibacter sp. KSP-S5-2 genomic interval CCTATCCGCAGCTCGTGGAAGACATTCAATCCACCACCCATTCAGTTTCGTTTGAACAAGGAAAAGCCGAAGGCAAAAAAGAAGGTGAACAAGCAGGTATTCAAACGGGAAAAGATGAAGAACGACAGCGTATTGCGGCCATTTTGGGTGATGACGCGGCCAAAGGTCGGGAGCAGCTTGCACAACACTTGGCATTTTCCTCTGACATATCAGTGGAGATGGCGGTGAGCACCTTAAACGCCGCGCCGGTTCAACAGAATACGCCGACTAAACCGACATCGAGTTTTGAGCAGGTAATGGCCGGGATTCAAAACCCGGAGATTGCTCCTGCCGCTGAGGATCAGGAGGGCGAGGATGATGAACAGAAAAAAATGGAAGCGGCGGCACAGCGTATTGCCAGCTATTCCGTCAAGCATTCACACAATAGTCAAAACACACAGAACACACAAAATATACAAAATACACAAAAAACATTAGGAGGTGAGGTATGAGTTATCCAGGTATTGCAGAAGGGTTTGTTGATCAGGGCAGCTCGGTTGTTGACAATTTAATTGCCGGTGAATTTCCAAGAGTGGTGATGCAGGTTACCGTCGGGGGTGGTGTGGACTATCCCGCTGGCGCTGTTATTGGTGAAATTGATGATGAACAACTCTTTGTCTTCAGCGCCGCCGGTGCCGAAGACGGTTCGGAAATTCCCGAGGCGGTGTTGGCCGCACCGGTGGATGCGACCCAAGGCCCTGTGCAAGCAATGGCGTATTTTTCCGGTCACTTTAATTCGCAGGCGTTGACATTGGGAGACGGTCATACACTGGAAACCGTGCGTCGTGCTTTTCGTATTCGTTCGATTTTTCTTAGTGCCAATCAAGCTTGATCTGAGTTGTAAAGAATCTCAATTTTTTAATAACCCTATGTCGGTCACTCGACATCCATCGTTTCGCGCATTCTCCTTTTCGTTTTTTTAATTATTTTTTTTCATTTTTTAATTCGTTTCTTCTCATTTTTGTATTCGCAACACACGGCTCCCGGTAGGGAAAGGCTGTGGGGTTTTGCGTGTCCGCGTTATAGGTAAGTTCATGGATATTTTTTCCACATTTGTGTTAAATCGGGTGGTGGAATCACTACATCGTCCCGCGTCGTTTTTACTCGATGCCTTTTTTCCCTCCGTGCAAACTGAAGACAGTGAAGAAATTCACTTCGATATTGATCAATCCAAGCCGCGCCTTGCGCCCTTCGTTTCACCTTTGGTGGAAGGCAAGGTGGTGGCGGAAGAAGGGTATCAAACCTATTCCTTTAAACCGGCTTATGTGAAAGACAAAAGACGGTTCAATCCCAATGCGCCGCTGAAGCGTGCCATCGGTGAAACCATTGGTGGTTCATTAACGCCGATGAACCGCCGGGAGGCTGCACTGAATAAATCGATGACCAACCAACTGGAAAATCTCACACGACGAGAAGAAGTTATGGCCTCAGAAGCCATGCGGTTTGGTCGTGTGACGGTATCCGGTGAAAACTATCCAACCAAAGTAGTAGACTTTAAGCGGCACGCCGACCTCACACGTGTCTTGCTGGGGAATTTGCAGTGGGGCGAACCCGGTGTGAACCCACTCAATGATTTGGAAGATTGGGCAAGTATTATTCAGTTAGTTTCGGGGGCGGCGGCACGCACGGTAGTCTTTGATCCGATGGCGTGGCGACTGTTTAAAGACAACGACAAAGTGGATAAATTGTTGGATAAACGTCGTGGTACAGATACGACGTTAAGCATTGATCCCATTGCCTTTGGCCAGGGAAATAAAAAAGTACGTTATGTCGGCTCGATTGGCGATTTTGAATTCTTTGTCTACAACGATGTGTATGTTGATGACGATGGTGTGGATCAATCAGTACTGCCCAGTTACACCGTGCTCATGGGCAGTGCAGGCGAGTTGGAAGGCACTCGCTGCTATGGTGTCATCCAAGATGAAAAAGCCAATTACCAAGCTAATCGCTATTTTTCCAAATCCTGGTTAGAAGAAGATCCCGCAGTGCGTTGGTTATTGATGCAATCGGCTCCATTAATTGTGCCGTATCGTCCAAACGCCTCCATGTGCATTACTGTGCGACAAAGAGGGTAGTGTATGAAACGTATTGTGACCTTGGTGACCTTCGTCATCGATGCGGATGAGGAAAATAAAAACACAAATAACAACGGCAATAATCAGAGTTTTAGGACTCGCAAACCAAACCCTAAAACTATTCCGCCGTTGTG includes:
- a CDS encoding head decoration protein; this translates as MSYPGIAEGFVDQGSSVVDNLIAGEFPRVVMQVTVGGGVDYPAGAVIGEIDDEQLFVFSAAGAEDGSEIPEAVLAAPVDATQGPVQAMAYFSGHFNSQALTLGDGHTLETVRRAFRIRSIFLSANQA
- a CDS encoding major capsid protein, whose protein sequence is MDIFSTFVLNRVVESLHRPASFLLDAFFPSVQTEDSEEIHFDIDQSKPRLAPFVSPLVEGKVVAEEGYQTYSFKPAYVKDKRRFNPNAPLKRAIGETIGGSLTPMNRREAALNKSMTNQLENLTRREEVMASEAMRFGRVTVSGENYPTKVVDFKRHADLTRVLLGNLQWGEPGVNPLNDLEDWASIIQLVSGAAARTVVFDPMAWRLFKDNDKVDKLLDKRRGTDTTLSIDPIAFGQGNKKVRYVGSIGDFEFFVYNDVYVDDDGVDQSVLPSYTVLMGSAGELEGTRCYGVIQDEKANYQANRYFSKSWLEEDPAVRWLLMQSAPLIVPYRPNASMCITVRQRG